The following are from one region of the Littorina saxatilis isolate snail1 linkage group LG2, US_GU_Lsax_2.0, whole genome shotgun sequence genome:
- the LOC138960125 gene encoding uncharacterized protein isoform X1, with product MADADTRGERRSRYITTDTVEPGGRGQRFKTREYFPHFSYGQRMVQAALAKSLPAIPLPDDTSNHPVDCSFEPQALVTEDSTSSHHSVDSQMDFSDKDMTYVPDSASSIDGSHLYPPLFFGSQLITKMATGTESTCPAPAEPACPESTSCPKEDPCRIKGLSFAETKTVGDKTVPKPKQHFCLFCQKPQSRLPRHIETQHKDEKSMVPYLNAKKGSGEKKAELTKLRNAGDHQHNLSVLRNVSGTLVVKRRKRESPSVSNFVACPYCLGYFQIKDIYRHKCVEANDGSRREFVKKGKLMLPDSECKEDESEAFQSFLDTLQSDHIRLVVKTDPLIKELARSQVKRHGFNPSRFAQIRNKVREVSRLLLKLRKVSGLENASLKEFLTPEMFKTVIEATKQVAGYEAEEYKFRIPSLANKLGYTIKLCADILEVQAVEKRNDSLKCDVQGYLKLHQMRWNEEISAHASRNLYEQKKGHAKRLPLSRDVAKLSSHLSNVSAAATQTLTTAHEEKEIKAAWKSLAEVTLTQIILFNRRRSGEASRMKLVDLNQHETHDVDVFKSLSTFEKILCNKLTRIEIIGKRGRIVPILMTAQVKAAVELLVQKRDDAGVSGSNKFVFSCTFFQSEGHIRGSDTLRKFVTSAQLAEPQFITSTSLRKQVATLSQIVSLKDNELDALAQFMGHDVRTHREYYRLPSDMMQLAKVSKLLLALEKGKLQDHQRCTLDEMEVAEDEAITSDEEAEFVEKGHSPIPERSASGRFATKDSLAPPHNQPSPPMHQPCPATAAPDNSADDEEAPEIQRKFQRCAADSSACSNSEPPSSWTFSPVGVAMMNKRCSVFTQITSPSASSNESSTDNEYLPEQWSHSKPKKLKSKATRNSSNQPRRLWLEEEVKAVEAHLLKYIATQVLPRKEDIQKCLQAEEALKNRTWLHVKNYVRNRITALQRNQRN from the exons ATGGCTGACGCCGACACGCGGGGTGAACGCCGCAGCCGGTACATTACCACAGACACAG TGGAACCAGGAGGCCGAGGCCAGAGATTTAAAACAAGGGAGTACTTCCCACATTTCTCATACGGCCAAAGAATGGTGCAGGCTGCACTGGCTAAGAGTCTACCTGCCATACCATTGCCAGATGACACCAGCAATCATCCAG TTGACTGCAGCTTCGAACCACAGGCGCTTGTGACAGAGGACTCTACAAGCAGCCATCACTCAGTTGACTCCCAAATG GATTTTTCAGACAAAGACATGACATATGTCCCAGACTCTGCCAGCAGCATTGACGGATCGCATTTGTACCCACCATTGTTTTTTGGGTCACAACTCATCACAAAAATGGCTACGGGAACTGAAAGTACTTGCCCTGCCCCTGCTGAACCTGCTTGTCCTGAGTCCACATCATGCCCCAAAGAAGATCCATGCAGAATCAAAGGATTGTCCTTCGCTGAAACAAAGACTGTTGGTGACAAAACTGTACCCAAGCCTAAGCagcacttttgtttgttttgtcagaAACCACAATCACGTTTGCCTCGGCATATTGAGACGCAGCACAAAGATGAAAAGTCTATGGTCCCTTACTTGAATGCTAAGAAAGGATCCGGAGAAAAGAAGGCAGAGCTGACAAAGCTTCGGAATGCTGGTGACCATCAGCACAATTTGAGTGTTCTGAGAAATGTGTCTGGGACACTGGTGGTGAAACGGAGGAAGCGAGAAAGTCCTTCGGTAAGCAACTTTGTTGCCTGCCCTTATTGCCTTGGATACTTTCAAATAAAGGATATTTACAGGCACAAGTGCGTAGAAGCAAATGATGGCTCACGGAGGGAATTTGTAAAGAAAGGGAAGCTAATGTTGCCCGATTCTGAATGCAAGGAAGATGAGTCGGAGGCATTCCAGTCTTTTCTTGACACACTGCAGTCAGACCATATCCGTCTGGTAGTCAAAACTGACCCTTTGATCAAAGAGCTTGCGAGAAGCCAAGTAAAACGGCACGGATTTAACCCGAGTCGTTTCGCCCAAATACGAAACAAAGTGAGGGAGGTTTCACGTCTGTTATTGAAACTGCGAAAAGTGTCAGGACTTGAAAACGCTTCTCTCAAGGAATTTCTCACGCCTGAAATGTTCAAAACGGTAATAGAAGCAACCAAACAAGTCGCTGGTTACGAAGCAGAGGAATACAAATTCCGAATTCCATCCTTAGCCAACAAACTTGGCTACACAATCAAGCTGTGTGCTGACATACTGGAGGTCCAGGccgtggaaaaaaggaatgacAGTCTGAAGTGTGATGTTCAGGGATACCTGAAACTCCATCAGATGAGATGGAATGAAGAAATTTCTGCCCACGCAAGTCGCAATCTGTATGAACAGAAAAAGGGACATGCAAAACGTCTTCCTCTGTCGAGAGACGTCGCCAAGCTCTCCTCTCACCTCAGCAATGTTTCAGCCGCGGCCACCCAAACCCTCACTACAGCACACGAAGAAAAGGAGATCAAGGCAGCATGGAAAAGCCTTGCGGAAGTCACTCTGACCCAGATAATCCTTTTCAACAGGAGAAGGTCAGGCGAGGCCTCAAGAATGAAACTAGTAGATCTAAATCAACACGAAACTCACGATGTGGATGTCTTCAAATCACTTAGCACATTTGAAAAAATCCTATGTAACAAGCTGACCAGGATTGAGATAATCGGAAAACGTGGCCGAATTGTCCCAATTCTCATGACTGCACAGGTGAAAGCAGCTGTGGAACTGCTTGTGCAAAAAAGAGATGATGCTGGTGTCAGCGGTTCCAACAAATTTGTGTTTTCTTGCACATTCTTTCAGTCGGAGGGGCACATTCGGGGATCTGACACGCTTCGAAAGTTTGTGACATCAGCGCAGTTGGCAGAGCCACAGTTCATCACATCTACTTCACTTCGAAAGCAGGTTGCTACTCTGTCCCAGATAGTCAGTTTGAAGGACAACGAGCTGGATGCCCTTGCTCAGTTTATGGGACATGATGTTCGCACTCACCGCGAGTACTACCGCCTCCCATCAGACATGATGCAGTTGGCCAAAGTCAGCAAATTACTCCTTGCCCTTGAAAAGGGGAAGCTGCAAGACCACCAGCGCTGCACCCTGGATGAGATGGAAGTGGCTGAAGATGAAGCCATCACCTCGGATGAGGAGGCAG AATTTGTTGAAAAGGGTCACAGCCCTATTCCAGAACGATCTGCATCAGGAAGGTTCGCAACAAAAGACTCTTTGGCACCGCCACATAACCAGCCCTCTCCGCCTATGCATCAACCTTGTCCTGCTACAGCTGCACCTGACa ATTCTGCTGATGATGAGGAAGCACCAGAAATCCAAAGGAAGTTTCAACGGTGTGCTGCTGACAGCAGTGCATGCTCAAACA GCGAGCCCCCTTCCTCCTGGACATTCTCTCCTGTTGGTGTGGCAATGATGAACAAAAGATGCAGTGTATTCACACAGATCACTTCTCCTTCAGCGTCATCTAACGAAA gtTCAACTGACAATGAGTACCTACCTGAACAGTGGAGCCATTCCAAACCAAAGAAGCTCAAATCAAAGGCAACGCGCAACA GTTCAAACCAGCCACGTCGACTGTGGTTGGAGGAGGAGGTGAAGGCAGTGGAGGCTCATTTGTTAAAATATATCGCCACGCAAGTGCTGCCAAGAAAAGAGGATATCCAGAAGTGCCTTCAGGCTGAAGAGGCTCTGAAAAATCGTACCTGGCTACACGTCAAGAACTATGTACGAAACCGGATTACTGCTTTGCAAAGAAATCAGCGAAACTAA
- the LOC138960125 gene encoding uncharacterized protein isoform X2, translating to MADADTRGERRSRYITTDTVEPGGRGQRFKTREYFPHFSYGQRMVQAALAKSLPAIPLPDDTSNHPVDCSFEPQALVTEDSTSSHHSVDSQMDFSDKDMTYVPDSASSIDGSHLYPPLFFGSQLITKMATGTESTCPAPAEPACPESTSCPKEDPCRIKGLSFAETKTVGDKTVPKPKQHFCLFCQKPQSRLPRHIETQHKDEKSMVPYLNAKKGSGEKKAELTKLRNAGDHQHNLSVLRNVSGTLVVKRRKRESPSVSNFVACPYCLGYFQIKDIYRHKCVEANDGSRREFVKKGKLMLPDSECKEDESEAFQSFLDTLQSDHIRLVVKTDPLIKELARSQVKRHGFNPSRFAQIRNKVREVSRLLLKLRKVSGLENASLKEFLTPEMFKTVIEATKQVAGYEAEEYKFRIPSLANKLGYTIKLCADILEVQAVEKRNDSLKCDVQGYLKLHQMRWNEEISAHASRNLYEQKKGHAKRLPLSRDVAKLSSHLSNVSAAATQTLTTAHEEKEIKAAWKSLAEVTLTQIILFNRRRSGEASRMKLVDLNQHETHDVDVFKSLSTFEKILCNKLTRIEIIGKRGRIVPILMTAQVKAAVELLVQKRDDAGVSGSNKFVFSCTFFQSEGHIRGSDTLRKFVTSAQLAEPQFITSTSLRKQVATLSQIVSLKDNELDALAQFMGHDVRTHREYYRLPSDMMQLAKVSKLLLALEKGKLQDHQRCTLDEMEVAEDEAITSDEEAEFVEKGHSPIPERSASGRFATKDSLAPPHNQPSPPMHQPCPATAAPDSEPPSSWTFSPVGVAMMNKRCSVFTQITSPSASSNESSTDNEYLPEQWSHSKPKKLKSKATRNSSNQPRRLWLEEEVKAVEAHLLKYIATQVLPRKEDIQKCLQAEEALKNRTWLHVKNYVRNRITALQRNQRN from the exons ATGGCTGACGCCGACACGCGGGGTGAACGCCGCAGCCGGTACATTACCACAGACACAG TGGAACCAGGAGGCCGAGGCCAGAGATTTAAAACAAGGGAGTACTTCCCACATTTCTCATACGGCCAAAGAATGGTGCAGGCTGCACTGGCTAAGAGTCTACCTGCCATACCATTGCCAGATGACACCAGCAATCATCCAG TTGACTGCAGCTTCGAACCACAGGCGCTTGTGACAGAGGACTCTACAAGCAGCCATCACTCAGTTGACTCCCAAATG GATTTTTCAGACAAAGACATGACATATGTCCCAGACTCTGCCAGCAGCATTGACGGATCGCATTTGTACCCACCATTGTTTTTTGGGTCACAACTCATCACAAAAATGGCTACGGGAACTGAAAGTACTTGCCCTGCCCCTGCTGAACCTGCTTGTCCTGAGTCCACATCATGCCCCAAAGAAGATCCATGCAGAATCAAAGGATTGTCCTTCGCTGAAACAAAGACTGTTGGTGACAAAACTGTACCCAAGCCTAAGCagcacttttgtttgttttgtcagaAACCACAATCACGTTTGCCTCGGCATATTGAGACGCAGCACAAAGATGAAAAGTCTATGGTCCCTTACTTGAATGCTAAGAAAGGATCCGGAGAAAAGAAGGCAGAGCTGACAAAGCTTCGGAATGCTGGTGACCATCAGCACAATTTGAGTGTTCTGAGAAATGTGTCTGGGACACTGGTGGTGAAACGGAGGAAGCGAGAAAGTCCTTCGGTAAGCAACTTTGTTGCCTGCCCTTATTGCCTTGGATACTTTCAAATAAAGGATATTTACAGGCACAAGTGCGTAGAAGCAAATGATGGCTCACGGAGGGAATTTGTAAAGAAAGGGAAGCTAATGTTGCCCGATTCTGAATGCAAGGAAGATGAGTCGGAGGCATTCCAGTCTTTTCTTGACACACTGCAGTCAGACCATATCCGTCTGGTAGTCAAAACTGACCCTTTGATCAAAGAGCTTGCGAGAAGCCAAGTAAAACGGCACGGATTTAACCCGAGTCGTTTCGCCCAAATACGAAACAAAGTGAGGGAGGTTTCACGTCTGTTATTGAAACTGCGAAAAGTGTCAGGACTTGAAAACGCTTCTCTCAAGGAATTTCTCACGCCTGAAATGTTCAAAACGGTAATAGAAGCAACCAAACAAGTCGCTGGTTACGAAGCAGAGGAATACAAATTCCGAATTCCATCCTTAGCCAACAAACTTGGCTACACAATCAAGCTGTGTGCTGACATACTGGAGGTCCAGGccgtggaaaaaaggaatgacAGTCTGAAGTGTGATGTTCAGGGATACCTGAAACTCCATCAGATGAGATGGAATGAAGAAATTTCTGCCCACGCAAGTCGCAATCTGTATGAACAGAAAAAGGGACATGCAAAACGTCTTCCTCTGTCGAGAGACGTCGCCAAGCTCTCCTCTCACCTCAGCAATGTTTCAGCCGCGGCCACCCAAACCCTCACTACAGCACACGAAGAAAAGGAGATCAAGGCAGCATGGAAAAGCCTTGCGGAAGTCACTCTGACCCAGATAATCCTTTTCAACAGGAGAAGGTCAGGCGAGGCCTCAAGAATGAAACTAGTAGATCTAAATCAACACGAAACTCACGATGTGGATGTCTTCAAATCACTTAGCACATTTGAAAAAATCCTATGTAACAAGCTGACCAGGATTGAGATAATCGGAAAACGTGGCCGAATTGTCCCAATTCTCATGACTGCACAGGTGAAAGCAGCTGTGGAACTGCTTGTGCAAAAAAGAGATGATGCTGGTGTCAGCGGTTCCAACAAATTTGTGTTTTCTTGCACATTCTTTCAGTCGGAGGGGCACATTCGGGGATCTGACACGCTTCGAAAGTTTGTGACATCAGCGCAGTTGGCAGAGCCACAGTTCATCACATCTACTTCACTTCGAAAGCAGGTTGCTACTCTGTCCCAGATAGTCAGTTTGAAGGACAACGAGCTGGATGCCCTTGCTCAGTTTATGGGACATGATGTTCGCACTCACCGCGAGTACTACCGCCTCCCATCAGACATGATGCAGTTGGCCAAAGTCAGCAAATTACTCCTTGCCCTTGAAAAGGGGAAGCTGCAAGACCACCAGCGCTGCACCCTGGATGAGATGGAAGTGGCTGAAGATGAAGCCATCACCTCGGATGAGGAGGCAG AATTTGTTGAAAAGGGTCACAGCCCTATTCCAGAACGATCTGCATCAGGAAGGTTCGCAACAAAAGACTCTTTGGCACCGCCACATAACCAGCCCTCTCCGCCTATGCATCAACCTTGTCCTGCTACAGCTGCACCTGACa GCGAGCCCCCTTCCTCCTGGACATTCTCTCCTGTTGGTGTGGCAATGATGAACAAAAGATGCAGTGTATTCACACAGATCACTTCTCCTTCAGCGTCATCTAACGAAA gtTCAACTGACAATGAGTACCTACCTGAACAGTGGAGCCATTCCAAACCAAAGAAGCTCAAATCAAAGGCAACGCGCAACA GTTCAAACCAGCCACGTCGACTGTGGTTGGAGGAGGAGGTGAAGGCAGTGGAGGCTCATTTGTTAAAATATATCGCCACGCAAGTGCTGCCAAGAAAAGAGGATATCCAGAAGTGCCTTCAGGCTGAAGAGGCTCTGAAAAATCGTACCTGGCTACACGTCAAGAACTATGTACGAAACCGGATTACTGCTTTGCAAAGAAATCAGCGAAACTAA
- the LOC138960125 gene encoding uncharacterized protein isoform X4, whose translation MADADTRGERRSRYITTDTVEPGGRGQRFKTREYFPHFSYGQRMVQAALAKSLPAIPLPDDTSNHPVDCSFEPQALVTEDSTSSHHSVDSQMSEGHIRGSDTLRKFVTSAQLAEPQFITSTSLRKQVATLSQIVSLKDNELDALAQFMGHDVRTHREYYRLPSDMMQLAKVSKLLLALEKGKLQDHQRCTLDEMEVAEDEAITSDEEAEFVEKGHSPIPERSASGRFATKDSLAPPHNQPSPPMHQPCPATAAPDNSADDEEAPEIQRKFQRCAADSSACSNSEPPSSWTFSPVGVAMMNKRCSVFTQITSPSASSNESSTDNEYLPEQWSHSKPKKLKSKATRNSSNQPRRLWLEEEVKAVEAHLLKYIATQVLPRKEDIQKCLQAEEALKNRTWLHVKNYVRNRITALQRNQRN comes from the exons ATGGCTGACGCCGACACGCGGGGTGAACGCCGCAGCCGGTACATTACCACAGACACAG TGGAACCAGGAGGCCGAGGCCAGAGATTTAAAACAAGGGAGTACTTCCCACATTTCTCATACGGCCAAAGAATGGTGCAGGCTGCACTGGCTAAGAGTCTACCTGCCATACCATTGCCAGATGACACCAGCAATCATCCAG TTGACTGCAGCTTCGAACCACAGGCGCTTGTGACAGAGGACTCTACAAGCAGCCATCACTCAGTTGACTCCCAAATG TCGGAGGGGCACATTCGGGGATCTGACACGCTTCGAAAGTTTGTGACATCAGCGCAGTTGGCAGAGCCACAGTTCATCACATCTACTTCACTTCGAAAGCAGGTTGCTACTCTGTCCCAGATAGTCAGTTTGAAGGACAACGAGCTGGATGCCCTTGCTCAGTTTATGGGACATGATGTTCGCACTCACCGCGAGTACTACCGCCTCCCATCAGACATGATGCAGTTGGCCAAAGTCAGCAAATTACTCCTTGCCCTTGAAAAGGGGAAGCTGCAAGACCACCAGCGCTGCACCCTGGATGAGATGGAAGTGGCTGAAGATGAAGCCATCACCTCGGATGAGGAGGCAG AATTTGTTGAAAAGGGTCACAGCCCTATTCCAGAACGATCTGCATCAGGAAGGTTCGCAACAAAAGACTCTTTGGCACCGCCACATAACCAGCCCTCTCCGCCTATGCATCAACCTTGTCCTGCTACAGCTGCACCTGACa ATTCTGCTGATGATGAGGAAGCACCAGAAATCCAAAGGAAGTTTCAACGGTGTGCTGCTGACAGCAGTGCATGCTCAAACA GCGAGCCCCCTTCCTCCTGGACATTCTCTCCTGTTGGTGTGGCAATGATGAACAAAAGATGCAGTGTATTCACACAGATCACTTCTCCTTCAGCGTCATCTAACGAAA gtTCAACTGACAATGAGTACCTACCTGAACAGTGGAGCCATTCCAAACCAAAGAAGCTCAAATCAAAGGCAACGCGCAACA GTTCAAACCAGCCACGTCGACTGTGGTTGGAGGAGGAGGTGAAGGCAGTGGAGGCTCATTTGTTAAAATATATCGCCACGCAAGTGCTGCCAAGAAAAGAGGATATCCAGAAGTGCCTTCAGGCTGAAGAGGCTCTGAAAAATCGTACCTGGCTACACGTCAAGAACTATGTACGAAACCGGATTACTGCTTTGCAAAGAAATCAGCGAAACTAA
- the LOC138960125 gene encoding uncharacterized protein isoform X3, whose product MVQAALAKSLPAIPLPDDTSNHPVDCSFEPQALVTEDSTSSHHSVDSQMDFSDKDMTYVPDSASSIDGSHLYPPLFFGSQLITKMATGTESTCPAPAEPACPESTSCPKEDPCRIKGLSFAETKTVGDKTVPKPKQHFCLFCQKPQSRLPRHIETQHKDEKSMVPYLNAKKGSGEKKAELTKLRNAGDHQHNLSVLRNVSGTLVVKRRKRESPSVSNFVACPYCLGYFQIKDIYRHKCVEANDGSRREFVKKGKLMLPDSECKEDESEAFQSFLDTLQSDHIRLVVKTDPLIKELARSQVKRHGFNPSRFAQIRNKVREVSRLLLKLRKVSGLENASLKEFLTPEMFKTVIEATKQVAGYEAEEYKFRIPSLANKLGYTIKLCADILEVQAVEKRNDSLKCDVQGYLKLHQMRWNEEISAHASRNLYEQKKGHAKRLPLSRDVAKLSSHLSNVSAAATQTLTTAHEEKEIKAAWKSLAEVTLTQIILFNRRRSGEASRMKLVDLNQHETHDVDVFKSLSTFEKILCNKLTRIEIIGKRGRIVPILMTAQVKAAVELLVQKRDDAGVSGSNKFVFSCTFFQSEGHIRGSDTLRKFVTSAQLAEPQFITSTSLRKQVATLSQIVSLKDNELDALAQFMGHDVRTHREYYRLPSDMMQLAKVSKLLLALEKGKLQDHQRCTLDEMEVAEDEAITSDEEAEFVEKGHSPIPERSASGRFATKDSLAPPHNQPSPPMHQPCPATAAPDNSADDEEAPEIQRKFQRCAADSSACSNSEPPSSWTFSPVGVAMMNKRCSVFTQITSPSASSNESSTDNEYLPEQWSHSKPKKLKSKATRNSSNQPRRLWLEEEVKAVEAHLLKYIATQVLPRKEDIQKCLQAEEALKNRTWLHVKNYVRNRITALQRNQRN is encoded by the exons ATGGTGCAGGCTGCACTGGCTAAGAGTCTACCTGCCATACCATTGCCAGATGACACCAGCAATCATCCAG TTGACTGCAGCTTCGAACCACAGGCGCTTGTGACAGAGGACTCTACAAGCAGCCATCACTCAGTTGACTCCCAAATG GATTTTTCAGACAAAGACATGACATATGTCCCAGACTCTGCCAGCAGCATTGACGGATCGCATTTGTACCCACCATTGTTTTTTGGGTCACAACTCATCACAAAAATGGCTACGGGAACTGAAAGTACTTGCCCTGCCCCTGCTGAACCTGCTTGTCCTGAGTCCACATCATGCCCCAAAGAAGATCCATGCAGAATCAAAGGATTGTCCTTCGCTGAAACAAAGACTGTTGGTGACAAAACTGTACCCAAGCCTAAGCagcacttttgtttgttttgtcagaAACCACAATCACGTTTGCCTCGGCATATTGAGACGCAGCACAAAGATGAAAAGTCTATGGTCCCTTACTTGAATGCTAAGAAAGGATCCGGAGAAAAGAAGGCAGAGCTGACAAAGCTTCGGAATGCTGGTGACCATCAGCACAATTTGAGTGTTCTGAGAAATGTGTCTGGGACACTGGTGGTGAAACGGAGGAAGCGAGAAAGTCCTTCGGTAAGCAACTTTGTTGCCTGCCCTTATTGCCTTGGATACTTTCAAATAAAGGATATTTACAGGCACAAGTGCGTAGAAGCAAATGATGGCTCACGGAGGGAATTTGTAAAGAAAGGGAAGCTAATGTTGCCCGATTCTGAATGCAAGGAAGATGAGTCGGAGGCATTCCAGTCTTTTCTTGACACACTGCAGTCAGACCATATCCGTCTGGTAGTCAAAACTGACCCTTTGATCAAAGAGCTTGCGAGAAGCCAAGTAAAACGGCACGGATTTAACCCGAGTCGTTTCGCCCAAATACGAAACAAAGTGAGGGAGGTTTCACGTCTGTTATTGAAACTGCGAAAAGTGTCAGGACTTGAAAACGCTTCTCTCAAGGAATTTCTCACGCCTGAAATGTTCAAAACGGTAATAGAAGCAACCAAACAAGTCGCTGGTTACGAAGCAGAGGAATACAAATTCCGAATTCCATCCTTAGCCAACAAACTTGGCTACACAATCAAGCTGTGTGCTGACATACTGGAGGTCCAGGccgtggaaaaaaggaatgacAGTCTGAAGTGTGATGTTCAGGGATACCTGAAACTCCATCAGATGAGATGGAATGAAGAAATTTCTGCCCACGCAAGTCGCAATCTGTATGAACAGAAAAAGGGACATGCAAAACGTCTTCCTCTGTCGAGAGACGTCGCCAAGCTCTCCTCTCACCTCAGCAATGTTTCAGCCGCGGCCACCCAAACCCTCACTACAGCACACGAAGAAAAGGAGATCAAGGCAGCATGGAAAAGCCTTGCGGAAGTCACTCTGACCCAGATAATCCTTTTCAACAGGAGAAGGTCAGGCGAGGCCTCAAGAATGAAACTAGTAGATCTAAATCAACACGAAACTCACGATGTGGATGTCTTCAAATCACTTAGCACATTTGAAAAAATCCTATGTAACAAGCTGACCAGGATTGAGATAATCGGAAAACGTGGCCGAATTGTCCCAATTCTCATGACTGCACAGGTGAAAGCAGCTGTGGAACTGCTTGTGCAAAAAAGAGATGATGCTGGTGTCAGCGGTTCCAACAAATTTGTGTTTTCTTGCACATTCTTTCAGTCGGAGGGGCACATTCGGGGATCTGACACGCTTCGAAAGTTTGTGACATCAGCGCAGTTGGCAGAGCCACAGTTCATCACATCTACTTCACTTCGAAAGCAGGTTGCTACTCTGTCCCAGATAGTCAGTTTGAAGGACAACGAGCTGGATGCCCTTGCTCAGTTTATGGGACATGATGTTCGCACTCACCGCGAGTACTACCGCCTCCCATCAGACATGATGCAGTTGGCCAAAGTCAGCAAATTACTCCTTGCCCTTGAAAAGGGGAAGCTGCAAGACCACCAGCGCTGCACCCTGGATGAGATGGAAGTGGCTGAAGATGAAGCCATCACCTCGGATGAGGAGGCAG AATTTGTTGAAAAGGGTCACAGCCCTATTCCAGAACGATCTGCATCAGGAAGGTTCGCAACAAAAGACTCTTTGGCACCGCCACATAACCAGCCCTCTCCGCCTATGCATCAACCTTGTCCTGCTACAGCTGCACCTGACa ATTCTGCTGATGATGAGGAAGCACCAGAAATCCAAAGGAAGTTTCAACGGTGTGCTGCTGACAGCAGTGCATGCTCAAACA GCGAGCCCCCTTCCTCCTGGACATTCTCTCCTGTTGGTGTGGCAATGATGAACAAAAGATGCAGTGTATTCACACAGATCACTTCTCCTTCAGCGTCATCTAACGAAA gtTCAACTGACAATGAGTACCTACCTGAACAGTGGAGCCATTCCAAACCAAAGAAGCTCAAATCAAAGGCAACGCGCAACA GTTCAAACCAGCCACGTCGACTGTGGTTGGAGGAGGAGGTGAAGGCAGTGGAGGCTCATTTGTTAAAATATATCGCCACGCAAGTGCTGCCAAGAAAAGAGGATATCCAGAAGTGCCTTCAGGCTGAAGAGGCTCTGAAAAATCGTACCTGGCTACACGTCAAGAACTATGTACGAAACCGGATTACTGCTTTGCAAAGAAATCAGCGAAACTAA